The following is a genomic window from Amycolatopsis sp. BJA-103.
CCGTGTCGCTCCCGGTTTCCCCGCGGGGCCCGGCGATACTGGGTCACTCCCCATCCCCGTCGAGAGGAATCGCGCGGTGGCCACGCGTACGCGGCAGATGACCACGGCTCAGCGACTGCTCCTGCTGATCACCCTCGCCGCCGTCGTTCTCGCGGTGTTCTGGTTCGTGAGCGGCAAGGGCGACGCGCTGCAACCGAAGCCCGCCAACACCGCCAGCGCGGCGGACGCGCGCAAGCAGCTGGACGAGCTCGCCGTCGCGCCGCGCGGTTCGATGGACGGCTACGACCGCAAGAAGTACCCGCACTGGGACAACCAGGGGAACAACTGCAACACGCGCGAGTTCGTGCTCAAGCGCGACGGCAAGGACGTCAAGGCCGGTTCCGACTGCGCCCCGACCTCCGGCAGCTGGACGAGCATCTACGACGGCGACACCTGGACGAGCCCGACCGACGTCGACATCGACCACATGGTCCCGCTCGCCCAGAGCTGGGTCAGCGGCGCGAAGTCCTGGACCGACGAGAAGCGCCGCCAGTTCGCGAACGACCTGACCCGGCCGCAGCTGTTCGCCGTCACCGACAACGTCAACCAGGAGAAGAGCGACAAG
Proteins encoded in this region:
- a CDS encoding HNH endonuclease family protein, with product MATRTRQMTTAQRLLLLITLAAVVLAVFWFVSGKGDALQPKPANTASAADARKQLDELAVAPRGSMDGYDRKKYPHWDNQGNNCNTREFVLKRDGKDVKAGSDCAPTSGSWTSIYDGDTWTSPTDVDIDHMVPLAQSWVSGAKSWTDEKRRQFANDLTRPQLFAVTDNVNQEKSDKAPDQWKPPLVSFWCTYATDWITVKHYYGLTITTAEKSALGDMLGRC